A single genomic interval of Helianthus annuus cultivar XRQ/B chromosome 6, HanXRQr2.0-SUNRISE, whole genome shotgun sequence harbors:
- the LOC110939797 gene encoding serine carboxypeptidase II-2: MSYWNWAFVLFVLISVNCSTTLSESDPITQQKLDQVSNLPGQSFTVDFDHYAGYVTVNEESGRALFYWMTEATHDPSSKPLILWLNGGPGCSSIAFGMAEEVGPFHVNEDGKSVYLNPYSWNTVANLLFLDSPAGVGYSYSNTSSDITSNGDNRTAADSLQFLLNWLERFPQYKGRDFYIAGESYAGHYVPQLSQAIVRYNKANAGSPINLKGYMVGNALTDDYNDHVGLFEFMWATGMISDQTYKKSNELCDRESFIHSSPECGQIIDIASREMGNIDPYSIFTPICTANGVTTRLLRKWRKVKHIRQTYDPCTEQHSTIYFNLPEVQNALHVHHGNSSRTWETCSDDVGMNWEDSPVSVLDVHQELISSGLRIWIYSGDTDAVIPVTSTRYSVDALNLTAISPWSAWYDDGQVGGWTQMYEGLTFVTVRGAGHEVPLHKPKLALNLVKSFLAGTSMAQFIEPGPSLKLLLHN, from the exons ATGTCATATTGGAACTGGGCTTTTGTTCTTTTCGTTTTAATTTCTGTTAATTGTAGCACAACTTTATCTGAATCCGACCCGATTACCCAACAGAAACTAGACCAAGTTTCTAACCTTCCTGGTCAAAGTTTCACTGTTGACTTTGATCATTATGCTGGGTATGTGACTGTGAATGAAGAATCTGGAAGAGCTTTGTTTTATTGGATGACTGAGGCCACTCATGATCCTTCTTCAAAGCCTCTCATTCTTTGGCTTAATGGAG GGCCGGGATGTTCATCGATTGCGTTTGGAATGGCTGAAGAAGTTGGGCCATTTCATGTAAATGAAGATGGGAAGTCTGTTTATTTGAATCCGTATTCTTGGAACACTG TGGCAAATTTGTTGTTTCTTGATTCTCCTGCTGGAGTTGGATATTCTTATTCTAATACCTCGTCGGATATTACTAGCAATGGGGATAATAGAACCG CTGCGGATTCACTTCAATTTCTATTGAATTGGCTTGAACGATTCCCTCAATATAAAGGAAGGGATTTCTATATAGCAGGCGAGAGCTATGCAG GACATTATGTTCCTCAATTAAGCCAAGCCATTGTGAGATATAACAAAGCAAATGCAGGAAGTCCGATTAATCTTAAGGGTTACATG GTGGGGAATGCCTTGACAGATGATTATAATGATCATGTTGGGCTTTTCGAATTTATGTGGGCTACTGGTATGATTTCCGACCAAACTTACAAGAAATCTAACGAACTATGTGACAGGGAATCGTTTATTCACTCCTCACCTGAGTGCGGCCAGATAATCGATATTGCTTCTCGAGAAATGGGTAACATTGATCCTTATAGCATCTTTACTCCTATTTGCACCGCCAACGGTGTCACTACTCGGCTTTTGAGAAAATGGCGT AAGGTCAAGCATATTCGGCAGACTTATGATCCTTGCACCGAACAACACTCCACGATTTACTTCAATTTACCCGAGGTTCAAAATGCACTTCATGTTCATCACGGTAACAGTTCAAGAACCTGGGAAACCTGCAG CGATGATGTAGGGATGAACTGGGAAGATTCTCCTGTATCCGTGCTTGATGTCCATCAAGAACTCATAAGTTCAGGGCTACGTATTTGGATATACAG TGGTGATACAGATGCAGTGATTCCTGTTACGTCTACACGTTATAGCGTAGATGCTCTCAACCTTACCGCAATCAGCCCGTGGAGCGCTTGGTATGATGATGGCCAG GTGGGAGGATGGACACAAATGTATGAAGGGTTGACATTTGTAACGGTGAGAGGAGCCGGGCATGAGGTGCCTTTGCATAAACCGAAGTTAGCACTCAACCTTGTCAAGTCTTTCTTAGCGggaacctccatggcacagtttatTGAGCCAGGGCCGAGTCTAAAACTTCTGCTTCACAACTAG